A single window of Periophthalmus magnuspinnatus isolate fPerMag1 chromosome 22, fPerMag1.2.pri, whole genome shotgun sequence DNA harbors:
- the sox11a gene encoding transcription factor SOX-11a has product MVQHMDHGETDGSMSREATDSEESEFMACSPVAINPNWCKTANGHIKRPMNAFMVWSKIERRKIMEQSPDMHNAEISKRLGKRWKMLKDTEKIPFIREAERLRLKHMADYPDYKYRPKKKPKQENSKSLAPSPEKCGKLSKVNIKKCAKLKTNKGPNKHAHGYDDCVFPTYKVQVKSEPSDEEDEDSEDEYYARDEERTKPYLVAKVPASPTLSSSAESEGTSMYEEVRSSSSRLFYNIKNITKQQHAPSRSASTSSSSSFSSSSSSSSAGDRDELLFDLCLGSGSEMGNPNSGNLSLSLVDKDLDSYSEGSMGSHFEFPDYCTPELSEMIAGDWLETNFSDLVFTY; this is encoded by the coding sequence ATGGTGCAGCACATGGACCACGGCGAGACGGACGGGAGCATGTCCAGAGAGGCTACCGACTCGGAGGAGAGCGAGTTCATGGCATGCAGCCCTGTGGCAATCAATCCCAACTGGTGCAAGACGGCCAACGGACACATTAAAAGACCCATGAACGCCTTTATGGTCTGGTCTAAGATTGAACGGAGAAAGATAATGGAGCAGTCACCTGATATGCACAACGCAGAGATTTCCAAGCGGCTGGGAAAGCGATGGAAGATGCTTAAGGACACCGAAAAAATTCCGTTTATTCGTGAGGCGGAGAGGCTGCGGCTAAAACACATGGCAGATTATCCAGACTATAAATACAGACCCAAGAAGAAGCCGAAGCAGGAAAACTCCAAGAGTTTGGCTCCCTCTCCAGAGAAGTGCGGCAAACTATCTAAGGTCAATATCAAGAAGTGCGCTAAACTAAAAACTAATAAGGGCCCAAATAAGCACGCACACGGATACGATGACTGTGTATTCCCCACTTACAAAGTTCAAGTGAAAAGTGAACCTTCAGACGAGGAAGACGAAGACTCCGAGGATGAGTATTACGCGCGCGACGAAGAGCGCACTAAACCTTACCTTGTTGCCAAAGTACCCGCGAGCCCAACTTTAAGCTCTTCAGCGGAGTCCGAGGGCACAAGCATGTACGAAGAGGtaaggagcagcagcagcagactgtTTTATAACATCAAGAATATCACCAAGCAGCAGCACGCGCCCTCCAGGTCTGCGtctacctcctcttcctcatctttctcctcttcttcctcatcctcttctgCGGGGGACAGGgatgagctgctgtttgacttATGCTTGGGCTCAGGCTCAGAGATGGGGAACCCCAATTCAGGAaacctctccctgtctcttgtgGATAAGGACTTGGACTCGTACAGCGAGGGCAGCATGGGCTCGCATTTCGAGTTCCCGGATTATTGCACCCCGGAACTGAGTGAAATGATTGCAGGGGACTGGTTAGAGACAAACTTTTCTGACCTGGTCTTCACATACTAA